In a single window of the Gossypium hirsutum isolate 1008001.06 chromosome A13, Gossypium_hirsutum_v2.1, whole genome shotgun sequence genome:
- the LOC107893385 gene encoding 3-ketoacyl-CoA synthase 10-like has translation MARNEQDLLSTEIVNRGIESSGPNAGSLTFSVRVRRRLPDFLQSVNLKYVKLGYHYLINHGIYLATIPVLVLVFSAEVGSLSREELWKKLWEDARYDLATVLSFFAVFVFTVSVYFMSRPRSIYLIDFACYRPHDDLKVTKDQFIELARASGKFDEASLEFQKKILKSSGIGDETYVPKVIMSKENCATMKEGRLEASTVMFGALDELFEKTRIRPKDVGVLVVNCSIFNPTPSLSAMIINHYKMRGNILSYNLGGMGCSAGIIAVDLARDMLQANPNNYAVVVSTEMVGYNWYPGRDRSMLVPNCFFRMGCSAVLLSNRRRDYRRAKYRLEHLVRTHKGADDRSFRSIYQEEDEQGFKGLKVSKDLTEIGGDALKTNITTLGPLVLPFSEQLFFFATLIWRHFFGGDKSKTSLSPSSKPYIPDYKLAFEHFCVHAASKTVLDELQKNLELSENNMEASRMTLHRFGNTSSSSIWYELAYLEAKERVKRGDRIWQIAFGSGFKCNSVVWRSMRRVRKPSRDNPWLDCIDRYPVRA, from the exons ATGGCTAGAAATGAGCAAGATCTGTTGTCAACTGAGATTGTCAACCGTGGGATCGAATCATCGGGACCGAACGCCGGTTCGTTAACGTTCTCGGTTCGGGTTCGAAGACGACTACCTGATTTTCTTCAGTCAGTTAACTTGAAGTATGTGAAGTTAGGGTACCATTATTTGATCAACCATGGTATATATTTGGCTACCATACCTGTTTTGGTACTCGTTTTTAGTGCCGAAGTGGGTAGTCTTAGTAGGGAAGAGCTTTGGAAAAAGCTTTGGGAAGATGCTCGTTATGATCTCGCCACCGTGCTGTCTTTTTTCGCTGTTTTTGTGTTCACCGTTTCCGTTTACTTCATGTCACGCCCTCGTTCCATTTATCTAATTGATTTCGCTTGTTATCGTCCTCACGATGACTTAAAG gtGACGAAAGATCAGTTCATTGAGCTTGCAAGAGCATCAGGCAAGTTCGATGAAGCGAGTCTTGAATTCCAGAAAAAGATACTGAAATCTTCAGGGATTGGGGACGAAACATATGTTCCGAAGGTGATTATGTCTAAAGAAAACTGTGCCACAATGAAAGAAGGCCGTCTCGAGGCGTCGACTGTGATGTTTGGTGCCTTGGATGAGCTCTTTGAGAAAACCAGGATCCGACCCAAGGATGTTGGGGTCCTCGTTGTGAACTGTAGCATATTCAACCCGACTCCGTCCCTTTCGGCGATGATCATCAACCATTATAAGATGAGAGGTAATATTTTGAGCTACAACCTCGGCGGGATGGGGTGCAGTGCGGGGATTATTGCGGTGGATTTGGCTCGAGATATGTTGCAAGCTAACCCGAATAACTATGCGGTGGTGGTGAGCACTGAGATGGTGGGTTATAATTGGTACCCTGGACGGGACCGGTCCATGCTTGTTCCGAATTGTTTTTTCAGGATGGGATGCTCCGCTGTGCTTTTGTCTAACCGCCGTCGTGACTACCGCCGTGCTAAGTATCGGCTTGAACACCTTGTACGGACGCATAAAGGTGCCGATGACCGGAGTTTCAG GTCAATTTAccaggaagaagatgaacaaggTTTCAAAGGTCTTAAAGTCAGCAAAGACCTAACGGAAATCGGCGGCGACGCCCTCAAAACCAACATCACAACATTGGGTCCACTCGTCCTCCCCTTCTCCGAACAACTCTTCTTCTTCGCCACCCTTATTTGGCGCCATTTCTTCGGCGGCGATAAATCCAAGACCTCCCTATCACCGTCGTCGAAGCCATACATCCCCGACTACAAGCTCGCCTTCGAACACTTCTGCGTCCACGCCGCAAGCAAGACGGTGCTAGACGAGCTGCAAAAGAACTTGGAACTCAGCGAAAACAACATGGAAGCATCGAGGATGACCTTACACCGATTCGGCAACACATCGAGCAGCAGCATATGGTACGAATTGGCTTATTTGGAAGCTAAAGAAAGGGTTAAAAGAGGGGATAGGATCTGGCAAATAGCATTCGGTTCTGGGTTTAAATGCAACAGTGTGGTTTGGCGATCCATGCGTCGTGTGAGGAAGCCTTCAAGGGATAACCCATGGcttgattgcattgatagatacCCTGTGAGAGCTTAG
- the LOC107893384 gene encoding F-box only protein 13, with the protein MEIGNGCISKKRKLVEEGSLDELNEDLLERVLSWLPTSTLFRLGSVCKRWKSMADSQSFKLACSRIPSRDPWFYMVDADLNRSIVFDSAKSSWKRLNHPSLLLRDHNRDSIPVAASGGLVCFRNMSGGYIVCNPVTGSCRELPPVDPGQSLLAIAMNAYSNYHGSYKLVLVSGDLPKLSFKVYNSITNCWEEEIMLRRNADDCTKSNDNDDDAVYFLSTAGNVVVTNMQRSPSKQYSSVFTLKDGEEIVYFLTSSGRVIACNLTQKCFSEYPRLLPVFSEYSIDVVECKGEMLVVVLSEFFESASLRVWQCDPKTKTWNQIAAMPPAMSHEFYDKKLDINCVGAGDQIFICLSSAELCSYVLYNFVTNRWVELPECSVNGESLEFMSALSFEPRIEASV; encoded by the coding sequence atggagattgGTAATGGCTGCATTTCAAAGAAGAGAAAGTTAGTTGAAGAAGGGTCCTTGGATGAGCTTAATGAAGACCTTTTAGAAAGGGTACTCTCATGGCTGCCAACTTCAACGTTGTTTCGCCTCGGTTCAGTGTGCAAGAGATGGAAATCAATGGCGGATTCTCAAAGTTTCAAGCTTGCTTGCTCAAGGATTCCTTCAAGGGATCCATGGTTTTACATGGTGGACGCCGATCTTAATCGATCGATTGTCTTTGATTCCGCCAAGAGTAGTTGGAAAAGACTCAACCATCCGTCTCTACTATTGCGTGATCATAACCGCGACTCCATCCCGGTTGCAGCGTCCGGTGGCCTCGTTTGTTTTAGAAACATGTCTGGTGGTTACATCGTATGCAATCCCGTGACTGGATCTTGTCGCGAACTGCCTCCTGTGGATCCGGGTCAGTCCCTTCTTGCTATTGCAATGAATGCATATTCCAACTACCATGGTTCATATAAGCTAGTTTTGGTCTCTGGTGATCTTCCAAAACTTTCGTTTAAAGTTTATAACTCGATTACCAATTGCTGGGAAGAAGAGATTATGTTGAGAAGAAACGCCGATGATTGTACCAAATCCAACGACAACGATGATGATGCCGTTTACTTCCTTAGTACAGCCGGAAACGTAGTGGTAACCAACATGCAAAGAAGCCCTTCCAAGCAATATTCATCAGTGTTTACACTTAAAGATGGTGAAGAGATTGTTTATTTCCTCACCTCCTCAGGCAGAGTAATTGCTTGCAATCTTACCCAAAAGTGTTTCTCCGAATACCCAAGACTGTTGCCGGTCTTCTCTGAGTACTCCATCGATGTGGTGGAGTGTAAAGGAGAGATGTTGGTCGTAGTGTTATCCGAATTCTTCGAAAGTGCTAGCCTTAGGGTATGGCAATGTGATCCAAAAACGAAGACATGGAATCAGATTGCAGCGATGCCGCCTGCAATGTCACACGAGTTTTACGACAAGAAGTTGGACATAAACTGTGTTGGTGCTGGTGATCAGATCTTTATCTGCTTAAGCTCTGCTGAGCTTTGCAGCTATGTTCTGTACAATTTCGTGACGAACCGATGGGTGGAATTGCCCGAATGCTCGGTGAACGGTGAATCGTTGGAGTTCATGTCTGCGTTGTCGTTTGAGCCGAGGATTGAGGCTTCGGTATGA